DNA sequence from the Methanofollis formosanus genome:
ATGCGCAGGGACAGCAAAGCGGTCGGAACCGTCAAGACCATCCAGGTCGCGCAGGAGAACGTTCCCGAGGCTGACGCCGGCGCCGAGGTCGCGGTCGCGATCGAAGGTGCAACCGTCGGACGGCAGATCAACGAGAAAGACGATCTCTATGCATATATCCCGGAAAACCACGTGAAAGTCCTGGAAACCCAGATGATCTCCACCCTGAACCCAGGGATGCGCGAGGTGCTCGAGGAGTACACCACGATCAGGAGGAAGGACAATCCCTTCTGGGGCAAGTAGTATTTAATAATGGTATCATCCAATTTTATAGACAGGTTCTGATAGTATCAGGATGAGAAGGAGTCAGAGATAATGGTCGATTTCAAGGTTGTCGTTTCAGACAGGAAGGCGGGCCGCGCCTACAATATTGAGGCCAGCGGGGCTGCAGCCTCCGGATTTGTCGGGAAGAAGATCGGCGACGAGGTGGACGGCACGCCTCTCGGACTTGCGGGCTACACGCTCCAGATCTCCGGCGGCTCCGATAAGACCGGGATCGCAGCCAGAAAGGACCTGCCGGGCGCGGGCCGCAGGCGGATCCTCCTCTCGGAGGGCTTCGGGTTCCACCCTGAACTCGACGGTGAGCGGCGCAGGAAGACGATCAGAGGCAACGAGGTCACGCAGGACTTCGTCCAGATCAACACTATCGTCTCGGCATACGGTGCCCAGACTCTCGAGGAGATCTTCGGGAAGTCTGAGGAAGAAGCAGCAGCAGAGTAAAAATAAATCTATTTTTCTCCTGCCACTCCTTTCCGGATCGCAGGCAGGAGGTCAATCCATTCTACACCGTAGCGCCGGGCAAGCAGGACCGCCGCGGCGCCGGCCCGGAGTTTGCCGTCGAACTCCTCGTCGGTCACCCGGTTCATCTCCGCGACCACCTCGCCGGTCTCGCGTTCCGTGGCCTGAGCGATCCGCTCGACGAGGTCGTGGCAGGGGTCCGGGGCATCGAAGACCTCGGGGCCGGGTTTGAACCCCAGCGGGATCGCAACGGCCGAGACATCGATGAGCGGGGAGACGATGCCGTCCTCCACCTTCACCAGCCCGGCCGCCTCGGCCAGACGGACGACGGCGTTGGCCTGGTCGACGTTCATCCATTTCCGGTCCAGGGCAAGGAAAAAGACGAACTGGCTCCGGTCCATCTCCCCTTTGTGCATCTGCTTGAAGGGGGCCGCGACCGTGACTTCGAGACTCACTCGCAGGCACCCTTGAGACGGTCTCTCACGTCAAGCGCGTCCAGCGACCCGCCAGTCCCTTCTTTGACGACAAAGACCTCGGACTGCGGGCCGCGGTCGACGACCCTGACGAGGAAGGTGTTCTCAGAGACCGGCACCCGACCCTCGGGACGGAGGAGGGTCTCGTGGACCGAGAACCTGAAGTCCGCCGACTCGGTCACCTCATTCGCAAGGCCGGGGAGGAGGTCGACCGGGAGGAAGCGCGTACGGTCGTCGGCGATCTCCAGAATCAGGTGGTGCTTGAAGAGGTCGCCCCCCTCCCGTCGGTTGGTATGGGTACGGTGGAGGGCGGCGATGGCCCCGATTGCCCGGGGGAACGGGACCATCAGGGAGAAATTGAGGTCAAAGCGGGTGGGGAAGCGGTAGTACACTCTGCGCATTATAGAGGTATGTGCAGGTGGACCTGATAACTTCTGCTAATCGTTCCCGGCTTGAAGAAGGGGGGTATGAGTTTTTTGTACAACGGCCTGAGCGTCCCCCGGATCAGAACTTATATGAGCGCAGGGGGAGAGGGGGAGATGCCGCCGGGGGGCGGGGGAGTGGGTGAAGGGTGAAGAATAGGCAGGTCCTGGTCCACCTTACCGAGGCCGGCAAGGGAGAGACTGCGATGCGAAACGTCGAACACCTCCTCGAAGAGTTCGGGGACGATGTCGCCGCCGAAGTCGTGGCAAACGGCGACGGAGTGAAGGTGCTGCTCATCACCGGGCCGTACGGCGATGAGGTCCGGGCCCTCGCCGAAGCAGGGGTGCGCTTCGCGGTCTGTGCCCACAGTTGCAGGGCCCGGGGTTTCACGCGGGAGGACTTCCCGCGGGTCGTGACCGTCGTGCCCTCGGGGGTCGGCGAGATCGTGAGGAGAGAGGCCGAGGGGTTTGCGTACATCAGGCCGTGAACGGTTGTTAAATAACTGAACTATAGGCTCCGGATGCCGGGGGGAGAGCCACTCCCCGGTCCCCCCATGCGACGGCGGGATGGCGTGGTGATCAAAAGATGCCGTCCCCATCATCGAATCTTTTCTGGTATTTCGCGAGAAGATAGGACGGGGGACGGCATCACGCGTGTTCCTGGTGAAGAATGAGCGGCCCTTTCCCGTCCAGGTTCTATCTTCGGGGTCATGAAAAGGTGGCGGCGTACTGATCAGAATGTGCCGTCCCCTCATCATCGAATCTGTTCTGCCGTTTCGCGAGAAGATAGGACGGGGGACGGCATCACGCGTGTTCCTGGTGAAGAATGATCGCCCCTTTCCCGTCCAGGTTCTATCTTCGGGATCATGAAAATAGAACGGCGTCATGATCTGAATTGCCGTCCCCCAATCACAGAATCTTTTCTGGTACTTCGCGAGAAGATAGGACAGGGGACGGCATCACGCGTGTTCCTGGTGAAGAATGATCGCCCCTTTCCCGTCCAGGTTCTATCTTCGGGATCATGACAACGTGGCGGCGTACTGATCAGAATGTGCCGTCCCCTCATCATCGATCTGGTCTGCTGTCTCGCGAGAAGATGGGGCGGGGCGGCGACAAAGATCGACCTGCTCCCGTCCTGCTCCAATCTTCGGAGTCATGAAAGTGGGACGGCAACATGATCAAACCATGCCGTCCCCACCATCGTCGATCTGTTCTGCCTTTTCGCGAGAAGATAGGACGGGGGACGGCATCACGCATGTTCCTGGTGAAGAATGATCGCCCCTTTCTCGTCCTGCTCCAATCTTCGGGATCATGACAACGTGGCGGCGTACTGATCAGAATGTGCCGTCCCCCATCGCGAGATCTTCCAGTCGCGAGGAGAGAGATCTGTCCACATCCTGAAACACTGTTCCGAACAATGGTTCAATCGCAGAACACTTGAGCCCGAAGCTCATGCTCAATTTTAAAAATCCAAAAAAAGGGGGTTACTCGATCAGCACGGCGTTGACCACGCCGTCCTGACCGGGGCGGCTCATGATACGGGCCCGCCCGAGTTCAGTTCTGATGATCGCACCCTTGGTGAGGAGGTTCCGGCGGACGTAGTTGATATCTGCCGGGTTCTCTTCCACATTCTGGATCGCGACTTTCTTTGTCTCACCGGACGCAGGGTTCGAGACGGACGCAAAGTTGGCACGGAGTGCCCGGACCTTTCTCTCGCCACCGTGAACCCTGACGCTGCGGTTCCTGTTCTCCCCGATGTGGGTCTCGGCCGGAGCCCGGCCGCGCTGGTACCGCCGCCTACCGACTGCCGGGTGGTTCCTCCCACCGGTGAGGCGCCGGACGGATCTACCTTGCCACTGTATAATATCACCTCAGGTTATCTTCTGTGAGACCAGAATCCCATAGAGAGTGCTATATATATTCAGGCTCTCTGTATTTATTTCTGATCACTTCAGAACGGCATCGAGGAGCGCTTCCATCCCTTCGCCGGTCTTCATGTTTGTCCGGAAGATCTGCATCTCGGGGTTGTACCGGCGCATGTCGGCCTCCATGCGGTCGAGGTCGCAGCCGACCAGGGGGGCGAGGTCGACCTTGTTGATCACCCCGATGGAACAGCCCCGGAACATCATCGGGTGCTTGTTCACGACGTCGTCGCCTTCGGTCGAGGAGACGACCACGATCCGCTTCTCGGCGCCGAGGGCGAAGTCGGTGGGGCAGACCATGTTGCCCACGTTCTCGATGAAGAGGATGTCGATATCGTCGAGGGCAAGGTGCTCGATGGCGTGCTCCACCAGGTGGGCGTCCAGATGGCACTCCGTGCCGGTGTTGGCATTGACGGCCGGGATGTCGAGGGCGACGATCCGCTTGAAGTCGTCGTCGCCGTAGACGTCGCCGGCGATCGCGCCCGCATTCAGCCCACGGGCTTTGAGGAGGGGAGCGAGGCGTTCGATGAGCGAGGTCTTGCCCGACCCGATCGCGCCGAGGAGGTCGAAGGCCCGGACTCCGTGTCCCTTGAGGTGGGCGGCATTGGCGGCGGCAAGTTTGTCGTTCGCCGCATACACATCCTTCTCGATCTGGACGTCAATGTGATGCATACATTGAGTATAGAACGTGACTCCTATATAGGTTCACCATCTACCTAAACAGTCATGGAACGTGTCTGCGTCCTCTATCCCTGCTATTTTCATGCCGGTCTGAGACGGGCCCAAGGGCGGCGCGTCCCGAAGGCCCTCGCGGTCAGGGACCCGAGCCTCGCCGACCTCAAGGACGCCCTCAAAAAATGCGGGTGCTCCTTCAGGACCGAGGAGAAGCACCACCCCGCCCACTGGCACAAGCGCGAGGGCCGGGTCGTCGTCGACTATGAGGGCCCCAAGAGTGCGTTGATCCTGAAGGTGGCGCGGGCCCTCGAGGTGAAGAGATGAGCGGGCTGTACGACCTGCACACCCACACCACGCTCAGCGACGGCGAGCTGCTGCCCATCGAACTGGTGAGACGGCTCTCGGTCCTCGGCTACGAGGTCGTCGGGATCGCCGACCATGTCGACTGCTCGAATATCAGGACAGTCGTCGAGACGACGGCGTGCCTGAGGGAGAGCGCCGCACGCTACGGAGTGAAACTCCTCTGCGGGGTGGAGATCACCCATGTCCCGCCGGAGGAGATCGCCGGGCTCGCCGCCTTCGCGAAAGATCAGGGCGCGGACCTGGTGGTGGTCCACGGCGAGACGACCGTCGAACCGGTGGCACCGGGGACGAACCATGCCGCCTGCGTCTGCCCCGACGTCGATGTCCTGGGCCATCCGGGATTTATCACCCCCGAGGACGCACGCCTTGCCGCAGAGAACGGGATCGCCCTGGAGATCACGGCGCGGGCCGGCCATAACCGGACGAATGGGTACGTGGCGGTGACCGCCAGGGAGGCCGGGTGCATGGTGGTCGTGGACTCAGACGCCCATGCGCCCTCCGACCTGATGAGTGCAGAGGAGAGAATGGCTGTTGCTCGCGGTGCGGGGCTAACAGAGGACGAGTGCCGGAGATCAGCATCTATAAATATTCTTTCGGATTTACTCGGGATGTAACCGACATTTATATTTTTACGATACTTTTAAATACTGTCGAAACTCATTTATATACATCACTCCATATCCATCGGAGTTTTGCCGAGGTTACTCTATTGAAACTTTTGGGCACCGTAGTTAAAACTTGCGGCTCTCGTCTGCTGATCGTCAGATGCGACGCCGCCAGGCTCCCCCGCCTCTATGGCGACGTGTTCAGTAGGCGCCTCAGACCAATCGGGAAAGTTGTGGACATATTCGGGAACGTCGCTTCGCCCTATGCCGCGGTCTTCTGCCGGGGAGACCACAGCCAGAGCGCGGGCGAGAAACTCTATACAAAAGGTGATGGGAAATGGCAGAAATCGAGAAACTAAAGATGCTTCAGAGCGAGCGCGAGGCCCTCAAGAAGAGAGTCCGCACCCCGGTCAGAGAGAAGGAGGTCAAGAGGGAGGCAACGAGCGAGACGGTCTGCCCTGAGTGCGGCAGCCGTCAGCTGGTCCACGACTACGAGCGGGCCGAACTGGTCTGCAAGAACTGCGGACTGGTCCTCGACGAGGAGTTCATCGACCGTGGTCCTGAGTGGCGGGCCTTCGACCACGACCAGCGGGTGAAGCGGTCCCGTGTCGGTGCGCCGATGACCTTCACGATCCACGACAAGGGTCTCTCGACGATGATCGACTGGAGGAACCGCGACTCGTACGGCCGGGCGATCTCCTCGAAGAACCGGGCCCAGTTGTACCGTCTGCGCAAGTGGCAGCGGCGGATCAGGGTCTCGAACGCCACCGAGCGCAACCTCGCCTTCGCACTCTCCGAACTGGACCGGATGGCCTCGGCCCTCGGTCTGCCCAGGAACGTGCGCGAGACGGCGGCGGTTATCTACCGCGATGCGGTGGACAAGAACCTCATCAGGGGCCGGTCGATTGAAGGTGTCGCGGCGGCCGCGCTCTATGCGGCGTGCCGGCAGTGCTCGGTCCCGAGGACGCTCGACGAGATCGCCGAGGTATCCAGGGTCTCGAGGAAAGAGATCGGCCGGACGTACCGGTTCATCTCCCGCGAACTGGGGCTCAAGCTCCTGCCGACCTCGCCCATCGACTACGTGCCGCGCTTCTGCTCGGGGCTCTCCCTGAAGGGCGAGGTGCAGAGCCGTGCGGTCGAGATCCTGCGGCAGGCAGGCGAACGCGAACTGACGAGCGGCCGGGGGCCGACCGGCGTCGCGGCGGCGGCGATCTATATCTCCTCCATCCTCTCCGGGGAACGGCGCACCCAGCGTGAGGTGGCCGAGGTGGCGGGCGTCACCGAGGTGACGATCCGGAACCGGTACAAGGAACTGGCAGAGAAGTTGGATATCGAGATCATTCTCTGATCTCATTTTTTTCTCTCCCGGCGTCGGCGCGCCCTTTGTGTCAGAGTCTCCTCCGCGGGAGGTGGGGGTGCCGGCGGCGAGGGATTCATCAGGAACAGATATAAGGGAACAGAGGCAACAGTACCTGGCAGGATCAGGCACTGATTCCATGCACGGGCTCGTAGATCAGGGGTAGATCGCATCGTTCGCAACGATGAGGCCGCGGGTTCAAATCCCGCCGGGTCCATTCCTTTTGAAGATTTTTCTGGAGAAGAGCGTGAGCGTTTTTTCGGGGGTGCCTCAGAACCTCCCACGCCATGAATGGACGGAGTGAAGAGAGGAATCTGTTTCTCTATGAACGTCCGGATTTTGTAGAATCAGGCATGAACCCTAGGCTCAAGCATACGCGATGAAAATTTTCTGAGCTGCGCTACGGTGTGTGGGTGGGATCCCAATCCTCGCGACAGAACCTTTGGAAGATCTGGTTTCATCGCCGCCCCCTGGCTATCCTCGTCGTGGGGGTCCGGGGGCAGAGCCCCCGGCGCGAGATGGCGGTGAAAGTTCTCAATAGGGGCAGCAGGCCGATCAGGTGCGAATGGACCCCTCCCAGATGAAAAGTGAGGAGGGATTTTACCCGGCATATTATCTGAGTCGATTTTTCCGTTCCATTCTGGCACACCACCACAAACTGCGACGAAAAAGTATGCTTGAGGTGTGCTTCCACCTCATGAACGATTCTTCACAGTCTTACCCTTATCTTCTCCTTCCTGAGAGGAGGAATACAAGACCTGCCGCCAGGCAGGGGATGACAAGCCCAACCGGGGTCCGCTCCGGGGTTGTTGTAGGCGCCTCGGGGGACGGTGTCCCGGCCGGGGCCTCCTCGACAACCGCCGGCGTGGCCGGAGATTCCTCTCCCTGCGGCCTCTCCGCAACGGCGATCGCGAAGTACGAGAAGCCCGGTGTCTCCGCCACATACCGTGCCTCGCCGTTCTCTTCTTTCACACACGTCGTCTCGAGGGAGGACCAGGCGCCGTCACGATACCTGAGGAGGAGGACATCCTGCGTCCCGGCGCCCTGCGCCTCGATCCATGCGAGGGGCACGGCGAAGGAGATCAGAGCGCCGCGGAGATCGACGCCGGTGAGAGGGGAGAGCGTGATCTCGTCGTACTCGTAAACCGCGGCTGCGGGCTGGACGATATCGGAAGGCAGGGCTTTCTTCTCGGCGACCACCTTGACACCGGCGAGGTCGGCGGCCGCGGTCAGGTCGATCGTAGAGATCGCCGACCGGCCCTTCACCTCGTACGAGACCTCATGGAGAGAGACACCCTGTTCGTCCGGCGAGGGTGCGGCGGGCGGCGGTGGGGCACTCCGGCTGCCGCCACTGCCACCGCCACCGCTGCCGCGGGGGGTGGAGGGCGAGGACGGCGCCGCGGTCACAGTCGCGGTCGGTGCGGGCGTGGGGGTCAGGGTCGGTGGAGGCGGGACAAAGACCGCATAGCGGTCGGCCGACTCGACCAGCGGGGAGGTGTCGATGACGCCCTCGACGGCATACGGCATCTCCCCGATGCCGTCGCCGTCGGTGTCGGTGCCCGCATAGTCGTCCCAGGAGTTCCCGAGGACGTGCGCGAACGAGGCGCCGTTATAGCGGTAATGGATCGGAGCGGCGCTATTCAGGGCGACCGGCGTCTTCGGGGCAAGGTTCCCGCCGGGGTTGTTTGCAAAGGTGTTCTTCCAGAGCACCGTGTCCCCCGGACTCCCGGCGGCAAGGACCGCACCCACCGTGTTGTCGGCGATGAGGGATCCGGTGACCGTCGTCGCCGTGCAGTTGAGACAGGAGAGCCCCGCGTAGTTGTCGACGGCCGTGACATTCCTGACCGCGACGCCAGCCGAGTCGGAGGCGGCGAAGCCGATATAGGTGCCCGAGAGGGTGAGTCCTTCGGCGGTGATGTTCCGGCACCCGACGAGGTACACCATGCCGGCGTCCGCCGGGACGGCCTCGTCGTGCCGCCCGGCCCAGACATAGACCGGTTTCCCGTCGACGGTGTTCGTCTCGTCTATCCGAACCGTCCCCTCATAGCCCGGGGTCGGGGCGAACCTGAGGTTCCACCGGTTTTCGGCCATCGTGTTCTGCGAGAGCGTGCCGATCTTCACGGCGGCGAGGTTCAGACCTGACCCCCCATTCCCGATCGCCGTGCAGTCGGTCAGCGTAAAGGATGCGGAGGAGGCGACGGCGATCCCATCGGCACCGCACCCGGAGACGGTGCACCCGAGCACGCCGGCACCGGCGGTCCCGTCGACCACGATGCCGTTCCCGCTGCATTCGGTCACCGCCAGGTCCGCGAGCGCGGCGTCCTCGCCGGTGACCAGAACTCCGTTGCGGCCGCCGGTGAGGGCGAAGCCCCTGACGGTGATCCCCGGCCCGGTGAGGGTGAGCACGTCCCCCCCGCCGGTCCCGTTGAAGACCACGTCGCCGTCCCCGACGAGCGTGAGCGGCCGGTCGACCACGACGTTCTCGTGATATGTCCCGTTTGCGACCATGACCATCCCCCCCGGCACCGCAGCGTCGACGGCCTTCTGGACGGCGGCATGGTCCTGGGGCACCCTGACGGGATCGACCGTGAAGGCCTTGATACAGAGGTTGGTGTCCGGGTAGAATTCAGTCAGGTCATACCAGGAAACCCCGTCGGAGCTCGCAAAACTCTCGCCTGGATGGGCTGTGGCCTGGTTTGAGTAACGATAGAGCGGTTTCTCGACGATGAGGGGATGGGTGTCGGTCGGAGAGGTGACCCTCAGCGACACCGAGAAGTTCCGGCCGGGAGTGAGATGCACCGCCCGGTCGAGCGGGAGAGTGTGGTAACCCGGGAGCACCATCGTCCCGTTCGCGGCATAGACCTGACTGACCCGGTCCCCGTCGGCGAGGTGGACCCCGACCTCGTAGGCGGTGCCGGGTTCGCGGGTGTAGAAACCGACCGTGGTCAGGCTCTCCGTCCTCTCCGCCGTGAAGACGTTCATCCCATACATCGTGGTCGTCTTACCGGTGCCGATGCTGGCGGTCCACCCGAGGGGGTCGTGCTGGTAAATATGGTCGGAGGTGTCGAGCGATTCGCCGGTGAAGAGCACGGCCGCTGCCATTCGATCGGTGCCGAGAAATTCGGTCCGCCTGAGCTGGAAACGCCCGAGACTCTTGTCATAATAGGAGATGTAAAAGTAGCCGTTGTCCCCACTCGAGGCGCCCCATGAGTTTTTGGCGATGAAGGCGCCGTCGCCCGGCGGGGTCTCGACGAAGTTTGCCGCCGGGTAGGTGTCGTTCCATCCGACGAGGAGGACCGCGTGGGCGCCGTCGTAATATGCAGTGCTGTTCTCGGATAGATAGTAGGTAGTGTATTTCGTCCCGAAGGCAGAGTAGTTCATCAGGAAACTGTCATAGAGACCACCTTCATCTTTGATCATCGCCTTGATCAGGTCGTTGTCGAGGGGACCGGCACGCGGCGGGAGGAAGGTGACGTTCCGGAGATGGAGCACCGGATCGAGGTTGGTGGGCGAGACTGAGGATGAGGACGGAACGTAGGGGTCGTCAGACTCGTTCACCGGCCCTGACCCCCGGGCGAGGTAAGCGGTCGCCATGAAGGGGTTGCCCCCGTAGCAAGGCCCCCAATCAAAGCCGTGGGTGTTTTTCATATTGTTTTCCGAGAGGTCCCACTCGCCCAACCCATCCCCGAGGAGGGTGGACTCAAGCGATCCCAGCGAGGCGAAGGCCCAGCAGGTGCCGCACTGTCCCTGGTCTTTCACCGGGGTAACGCGGCCCTCGTCGGCGAGGTTGAAGTACGGTTCAGTCGGCGGGTCGGCCGTCGCAGCGACGGCACCCCCGGACCAGAGCGGGGTGTCGGGCGGAGGGATCAGGCCTTCCGGGCAGATGGGATAATTGTTCTCCGACGTCCGGGGTACGGGTGTCGCTGCCCTGGAATGTGCTGCCTCCTGCTCCTCCATATACCGGACAAAATCGGGGTTCAGCGGTGCGGTCTCGATCTCAAGATCCGCTGCCTGCACGCCCGCGAGAAATGGACACAGGCAGAGGAGAAAAACTATGATCGTGAAGTGCGGATGGGACATGGATTTTCATCTCGATACGATGCATAAAATGATGGAGATATAATAATGGGTCGAGCCCCCAGATCGGAAAATGGGATATACTCGGTAGAGATTCAATTTTTTTCTGGATCGCGAAACAGAAATTTCCAGATGTCATGATACCCGAATTCGGCGATTTTCAGCCCGTACCACCTACCGGCACTGAAAAGGAGATGAAATACGCCCTCATGAGCAACCGGCAAGATGAAGCACATCATATTCCGATACCGTTCATAATGACCATCAAAAGAGATGACCGGCCGCCACAACCGCCTTGAAACCGGATTTTCACTTTGAATGTGCTGCCTGAGAGATCGACAATCTCAGACGAAGTACGAGAGAATCGTTCCAACGGCGATCAACTATATATCGATCGAGATGTATTGAGTAATCTCATAAAATATCCTTCTGTTTTCAGGACTCCGGAGAATCGCTCCCGAAACGAAGTTCCAGGGGACGTTATGAGATCCCCCGGTATCGACGCAGCCAAAAAAAAGAGCCCTCACCTCCTCCTGACAAGGAGGAGGGCGGCAATACCTGCCGCCAGGCAGGGGATGATAAGCCCGACCGGGGTCGGGTGCGGGTTTGGGGGGGCATCGGAGGGCGGTGTCCCGGCCGGGGCCTCCTCGACAACCGCCGGCGTGGCCGGAGATTCCTCTCCCTGCGGCCTCTCCGCAACGGCGATCGCGAAGTACGAGAAGCCCGGTGTCTCCGCCACATACCGTGCCTCGCCGTTCTCCTCCTTCACAAACCTCGTCTTCAGGGGAACCCAGGCGCCGTCACGATACCTGAGGAGGAGGATATCCTGCGTCCCGGCGCCCTGCGCCTCGATCCATGCGAGGGGCACGGCAAAGGAGATCAGAGCGCCGCGGAGATCAGCGTCGGCGATATGGGAGAGCGTGATCTCGTCGTACTCGTAGACCGCGGCTGCGGGCGGGACGATGTCTGAGGGCAGGGCTTTCTTCTCGGCGGTCACCCTGACACCGGCGAGGTCGGCGGCCGCGGTCAGGTCGACCGCCGAGACGGCGGACTGACTCTTCACCTCGTACGAGGCCTCATGGAGAGGGGCGGCCGGTTCCATCGGGAAGGGCATCGGGGGCGGGGAAGGAGCACGGTGTCCTCCGCCACCGCCTCCCCCTCCCCCGCCGCCGGCGGGTGCGGGTGCGGGCGGGACGGGTGTCGGCGTCGGGGTGGGAGTCGGGGGCGGGACTTCGCCGACCCCATAGTGATCGGAGGGGACGACCAGCGGTGCGGTGTCGTTGAGACCCGGGACGGCATACGGTGTCTCGCCGATGCCGTCGCCGTCGGTGTCGGTGCCGGCATAATCGTCCCAGAAGTTGCCGAGTCTCTGCATGAAATAGGTTCCATTATAACGGTACGGGAGCGGGGTGGTGGAGTCCAGGGCGACCTGCCCTTCGAGGGAGAGGTGGCCGCCGGTGTTGTTTGCAAAGGTGTTCTGCCAGAGCACCGTGTCGGTCGGATCTGCGGCGGCAAGGAACGCGCCCACCGTGTTGTCGGCGATACGCGAACCGGTGACGGTCGTCGCCGTACAGTTGAGAGATGAAAACCCCGAGTACGCGTTGCCCACAAAGGCGGAGTCGCTGATCGAGAGGGCGTCCGAACCCCGGCAGAACGCCCCGGCAAAGTTCCCGGTGGCCGTGACGTTCCTGACGGTGACGCCGGTCGAGTCGGAGACGACCAGGCCGACATAGTTGCCGGAGAGGGCGAGATCCTCTGCCGTGATGTTCCGGCACTCGATCAGGTACACCATCCCGGCATCTCCGGGCACGGCCTCGTCGTGTCTCCCGGTCCAGACATAGACCGGTCTGCCGTCGACGGTGTTCGTCTCGTCCATCGCGATCGAACTCTCATAACCCGCGGCCGGGACGAAGCGGAGGTTCCACTGGTTCCCGGCCATCGTGTTCCGGGAGAGCGTGCCGTTCCTCACATCGTCGAAGTTCAGGCCGGCCCCGGCATTTCCGACTGCCGTGCAGTTGGTCAGCGTAAACGATGCAGAGGAGGTGACGGCGATGCCGTTCTCACTGCAGTCGGTCACCGTCAGGTCCGCGAGCGTGACGTCATTGCCGACGACCAGGATCCCGTCGGCGCCATCGGTGAGGGTGATTCCCCGGACAGTGATATTCGACCCGGTCAGGGTGAGCACGTCCCCGCCATCTCCGTCGACGACCGGGTCGCCATTCCCGATGAGGGTGAGGGGCCGGTCGATGACGACGTTCTCGTTGTACACGCCGCTTCCGAGAAGGATCACATCGCCCGGCGTGGCGGCAGCGACGGCCTCACGGATGGTGGCATAGTCCCCGGGCACGCTGACGGGATCGCGCGTGAAGGCCTTGATGCAGAGGTTGGTGTCAGGGAAGAAGGCGGTCAGGTCGTCCCAGTCTCCCCCGTCGAGACTGATAAAGCTCTCGCCTGAACGGGCTGCGGCTCCACTCGAGTAGCCTGCAACCGGCATCTCGACGACGAGGGGGTGGGTGTCGGCCGGGGCGGTAACCCTGAGAGTCACCGAAAATTCCCGGCCGGGGACGAGGGGCACCGGCGCGTCGAGCGGGAGGGTGCGGTAACCCGGGAGCGCCATCGTCCCGTTGGCGGCATACACCTGACGGGAGGTGTCCCCCTCGATGAGGGCGACCCTGACCTCATAGGCCGTGCCGGGCTCGCGGGTGAAGAAACTCACCGCCTCCAGGAATTCGTAGCGCTCCGCGGTGAAGAGGTTCTTACCGTACATCGTGGTCGAGACCCCGGTGCCGATGCTGGTGGTCCAGCCGAGGGGGTCGTACTGGTAGAGGTGGTCGTAGGAATCGGCCGGTTCGCCGGTGAAGAGCACGGCCGCCGTGGCCCGGCCGGTGCCGATATATTCGGTCGCAGGGTTCTGGAAGCGCCCGATACTCCGGTCGTAGTAGGAGATGGAGAAGTAGCCGTCGTCCCCCGACGAGGTGCCCCAGGAGTTCCTGGCGATGAAGGCGCCGTCGCCGGGCGGGGTCTCGACGAAGTTCGCCGCCGGGTAGGCGTCGTCCCACCCGACGAGGAGGACGGCGTGGCTGCCGTCGAGCTTCGCGGTGCTG
Encoded proteins:
- a CDS encoding 30S ribosomal protein S6e, whose amino-acid sequence is MVDFKVVVSDRKAGRAYNIEASGAAASGFVGKKIGDEVDGTPLGLAGYTLQISGGSDKTGIAARKDLPGAGRRRILLSEGFGFHPELDGERRRKTIRGNEVTQDFVQINTIVSAYGAQTLEEIFGKSEEEAAAE
- a CDS encoding DUF2240 family protein; this translates as MSLEVTVAAPFKQMHKGEMDRSQFVFFLALDRKWMNVDQANAVVRLAEAAGLVKVEDGIVSPLIDVSAVAIPLGFKPGPEVFDAPDPCHDLVERIAQATERETGEVVAEMNRVTDEEFDGKLRAGAAAVLLARRYGVEWIDLLPAIRKGVAGEK
- a CDS encoding DsrE family protein; the encoded protein is MKNRQVLVHLTEAGKGETAMRNVEHLLEEFGDDVAAEVVANGDGVKVLLITGPYGDEVRALAEAGVRFAVCAHSCRARGFTREDFPRVVTVVPSGVGEIVRREAEGFAYIRP
- a CDS encoding 30S ribosomal protein S8e, with translation MQWQGRSVRRLTGGRNHPAVGRRRYQRGRAPAETHIGENRNRSVRVHGGERKVRALRANFASVSNPASGETKKVAIQNVEENPADINYVRRNLLTKGAIIRTELGRARIMSRPGQDGVVNAVLIE
- the hypB gene encoding hydrogenase nickel incorporation protein HypB; its protein translation is MHHIDVQIEKDVYAANDKLAAANAAHLKGHGVRAFDLLGAIGSGKTSLIERLAPLLKARGLNAGAIAGDVYGDDDFKRIVALDIPAVNANTGTECHLDAHLVEHAIEHLALDDIDILFIENVGNMVCPTDFALGAEKRIVVVSSTEGDDVVNKHPMMFRGCSIGVINKVDLAPLVGCDLDRMEADMRRYNPEMQIFRTNMKTGEGMEALLDAVLK
- a CDS encoding signal recognition particle subunit SRP19/SEC65 family protein, which produces MERVCVLYPCYFHAGLRRAQGRRVPKALAVRDPSLADLKDALKKCGCSFRTEEKHHPAHWHKREGRVVVDYEGPKSALILKVARALEVKR
- a CDS encoding histidinol phosphate phosphatase domain-containing protein; translated protein: MSGLYDLHTHTTLSDGELLPIELVRRLSVLGYEVVGIADHVDCSNIRTVVETTACLRESAARYGVKLLCGVEITHVPPEEIAGLAAFAKDQGADLVVVHGETTVEPVAPGTNHAACVCPDVDVLGHPGFITPEDARLAAENGIALEITARAGHNRTNGYVAVTAREAGCMVVVDSDAHAPSDLMSAEERMAVARGAGLTEDECRRSASINILSDLLGM
- a CDS encoding transcription initiation factor IIB, which encodes MAEIEKLKMLQSEREALKKRVRTPVREKEVKREATSETVCPECGSRQLVHDYERAELVCKNCGLVLDEEFIDRGPEWRAFDHDQRVKRSRVGAPMTFTIHDKGLSTMIDWRNRDSYGRAISSKNRAQLYRLRKWQRRIRVSNATERNLAFALSELDRMASALGLPRNVRETAAVIYRDAVDKNLIRGRSIEGVAAAALYAACRQCSVPRTLDEIAEVSRVSRKEIGRTYRFISRELGLKLLPTSPIDYVPRFCSGLSLKGEVQSRAVEILRQAGERELTSGRGPTGVAAAAIYISSILSGERRTQREVAEVAGVTEVTIRNRYKELAEKLDIEIIL